A genomic window from Fusarium oxysporum Fo47 chromosome VIII, complete sequence includes:
- a CDS encoding ferric reductase NAD binding domain-containing protein, with translation MSYQMQDWGEKPSERSRWTPLTRMLLSGEMTQEKQQELSSREKFDRWMINEGYRRFFVFVFMLLHALIFSFACVHYSQKESLKTSNELFGFTFVIARSAALVLHVDVAVILFPVSRTLISLLRQTPLNGILQFDKNITFHIVTAWSIVFWSWVHTIAHWNNFAQVAIKYKLGIYGWLVANFVSGPGWTGYVMLIALMGMVLTSTEKPRRANFERFWYTHHMFIVFFFFWSIHGAFCMIQPDVAPFCTSVGASAVGVFWQYWMYSGFIYLAERIAREVRGRHRTYITKVIQHPSNVCEIQMKKEHTKTRAGQYIFLCCPAVSLWQYHPFTLTSAPEEDYISVHIRCVGDFTKELSKALGCDWSKKREPGGNDSSKVVGLTGRDSEIDPAIRRVLPRVYVDGPFGSASEDVFKYEVSVLVGAGIGVTPFASILKSIWYRMNYPQKKTRLAKVYFFWICRDFDSFEWFRSLLLAVEAQDLDHRIEIHTYLTAKIKADDATNIMINDANADKDTITGLRSPTNFGRPNWDMIFRGIRKLHSPAEAGVFFCGPKGLGSSLHTYCNKYTEPGFSFVWGKENF, from the exons ATGAGCTATCAAATGCAGGATTGGGGAGAGAAACCCTCAGAGCGATCACGATGGACTCCCCTAACGCGAATGCTGCTATCGGGTGAGATGACCCAAGAGAAGCAACAGGAACTATCGTCAAGAGAAAAGTTTGATCGCTGGATGATCAACGAGGGTTATCGAAGATT CTTCGTCTTTGTCTTTATGCTTCTTCACGCactcatcttctccttcgcaTGCGTCCACTACTCTCAAAAAGAGAGTCTCAAAACCTCCAATGAACTCTTCGGCTTCACCTTCGTCATAGCCCGTTCAGCCGCTCTGGTTCTTCATGTCGACGTCGCCGTCATTCTCTTCCCCGTCTCTCGAACCCTCATCTCGCTCCTTCGACAGACACCTCTCAATGGAATCCTCCAGTTCGACAAGAACATCACCTTCCACATCGTCACCGCCTGGTCTATCGTTTTCTGGTCTTGGGTCCATACCATTGCTCACTGGAATAACTTTGCGCAGGTCGCCATCAAGTATAAGCTTGGTATCTACGGCTGGTTGGTTGCCAATTTTGTGTCTGGACCTGGTTGGACTGGCTATGTCATGCTTATTGCGCTGATGGGTATGGTTCTCACATCGACCGAGAAGCCTCGACGAGCAAACTTTGAGCGCTTCTGGTATACTCACCACATGTTCAtcgttttcttcttcttctggtctATCCACGGAGCTTTCTGTATGATTCAACCAGATGTTGCACCGTTCTGCACCAGCGTTGGCGCATCGGCCGTTGGAGTCTTCTGGCAATACTGGATGTACAGCGGTTTCATTTACCTGGCCGAGCGTATCGCACGCGAGGTGCGAGGTCGTCACAGGACATACATCACAAAGGTCATTCAACATCCAAGCAATGTTTGCGAGatccagatgaagaaggagcaCACAAAGACACGAGCTGGGCAGTACATATTTTTGTGCTGCCCTGCCGTCTCGCTATGGCAGTACCATCCCTTCACTTTGACCAGTGCCCCTGAGGAGGACTACATCTCGGTCCACATTCGTTGCGTGGGTGACTTCACCAAGGAGCTTTCCAAGGCTTTGGGTTGTGATTGGAGCAAGAAGAGGGAACCCGGTGGCAACGATTCCAGCAAAGTCGTTGGTTTGACTGGACGCGACTCCGAGATCGATCCAGCTATCCGCCGTGTTCTCCCCAGAGTCTACGTCGACGGTCCTTTTGGTTCTGCCTCCGAAGATGTCTTCAAGTATGAAGTCTCGGTGCTTGTTGGTGCAGGTATCGGTGTTACACCGTTCGCCTCCATCCTCAAGTCCATCTGGTACCGAATGAACTACccccagaagaagacccGCCTAGCCAAGGTCTACTTCTTCTGGATTTGCCGTGACTTTGACTCCTTCGAGTGGTTCCGCTCACTGCTTCTGGCAGTCGAAGCGCAGGATCTGGACCACCGTATTGAGATTCACACCTACCTCacagccaagatcaaggccgaCGATGCGACAAACATCATGATCAACGATGCCAACGCCGATAAGGATACCATCACTGGTCTGCGCAGCCCAACAAACTTTGGCAGACCCAACTGGGATATGATCTTCAGAGGTATCAGGAAGCTGCACAGTCCTGCTGAGGCGGGTGTGTTCTTCTGTGGACCCAAGGGATTGGGAAGTTCGCTGCATACTTATTGTAACAAGTACACCGAGCCTGG ATTCTCTTTTGTTTGGGGCAAGGAGAACTTCTAA
- a CDS encoding acyl-CoA dehydrogenase/oxidase — MFRPILRQCARRAAAPLRPCATRTFASASGPTFNWEDPLASNNLLTEEERAIGETAERYCQEQLLPRVLQAYRDESYDPKILEEMGELGLLGATIEGYDCAGVSSVAGGLITRAVERVDSGYRSGMSVQSSLVMGGIFEHGTAEQKEKFLPQMAKGKLLGAFGLTEPNHGSDPGSMETVAKPHPTKKGYYSLSGSKTWITNSPIADVLLVWAKLQDTGKIRGFLVERKDCPPGTLETPAIKDKNGLRASITGMIHLDNCPVPDINMFPDVEGLRGPFSCLNNARYGIALGVMGALEDCIARARTYALERKQFKGNPLAKYQLVQKKLADATTDAAYGTLAAIQVGRLKDEGKATPEMISMVKRQNCDTALKNARVLQEIFGGNAASDEYMIGRHVANLYVTQTYEGQSDIHSLILGRAITGIQAFV; from the exons ATGTTTCGCCCTATCCTCAGACAATGCGCTCGAAGAGCTGCTGCTCCTCTGCGACCATGCGCCACAAGGACCTTTGCCTCGGCATCAGGACCTACCTTCAACTGGGAGGATCCTTTGGCTTCGAATAACCTCCTGACTGAAGAGGAGCGTGCAATTGGAGAGACTGCAGAGAGATACTGCCAAGAGCAATTGCTACCCCGCGTTCTAC AGGCCTATCGCGACGAGTCCTACGATCCCAAGATTCTCGAGGAGATGGGCGAGCTTGGTCTATTGGGCGCTACGATTGAGGGATATGATTGCGCTGGCGTGTCCTCTGTTGCTGGTGGTTTGATCACACGAGCTGTGGAGAGGGTGGACAGCGGCTACCGATCTGGAATGTCCGTTCAGTCTTCATTGGTGATGGGTGGTATCTTTGAGCATGGTACTGCcgagcagaaggagaagtTCCTCCCCCAGATGGCCAAGGGTAAGCTCCTCGGTGCGTTTGGCTTGACAGAACCCAACCACGGCAGTGATCCTGGAAGCATGGAGACAGTGGCGAAGCCTCATCCTACTAAGAAGGGTTACTACTCTCTAAGTGGTTCAAAGACATGGATCACAAATAGTCCTATCGCAGATGTCTTGTTGGTATGGGCAAAGTTGCAAGACACCGGCAAGATTCGAGGTTTCTTGGTGGAGCGCAAGGACTGCCCACCAGGTACTCTCGAGACACCAGCtatcaaggacaagaacgGTCTTCGTGCTTCAATCACTGGCATGATCCACCTTGACAATTGTCCTGTGCCAGATATCAACATGTTCCCCGACGTTGAAGGTCTACGAGGCCCCTTCAGCTGCCTGAACAACGCTCGATACGGTATTGCCTTGGGCGTCATGGGGGCTCTCGAGGACTGCATCGCCCGTGCCCGAACATATGCTCTCGAGCGCAAGCAATTTAAGGGCAACCCCCTAGCCAAGTATCAACTCGTTCAGAAGAAGCTCGCCGACGCGACAACAGATGCCGCCTACGGCACACTCGCCGCCATCCAGGTTGGCCGTCTCAAGGACGAGGGTAAGGCCACGCCCGAGATGATCAGCATGGTGAAGCGACAGAACTGCGACACCGCTCTCAAAAACGCACGAGTCCTCCAGGAGATCTTCGGAGGCAACGCGGCGAGTGATGAGTACATGATTGGCCGACATGTGGCGAATCTCTATGTGACACAGACTTATGAGGGCCAGAGTGATATTCACA GTCTTATTCTGGGACGTGCTATTACTGGTATCCAGGCATTCGTATAA
- a CDS encoding ubiquitin-conjugating enzyme/RWD-like protein, translating into MALKRINKELTDLGRDPPSSCSAGPVGEDLFHWQATIMGPSDSPYSGGVFFLAIHFPTDYPFKPPKVNFTTRIYHPNINSNGSICLDILRDQWSPALTISKVLLSICSMLTDPNPDDPLVPEIAHVYKTDRPRYEATAREWTRKYAI; encoded by the exons ATGGCTCTTAAGCGCATTAACAAGGAGCTCACTGATCTCGGCCG AGATCCACCCTCTTCTTGCTCTGCCGGCCCTGTCGGCGAGGATTTG TTCCACTGGCAAGCTACAATTATGGGACCT AGCGATTCTCCATACTCCGGCGGTGTCTTCTTCCTGGCCATTCACTTCCCTACCGACTACCCTTTCAAGCCTCCTAAGGTCAACTTCACTACCCGCATCTACCACCCAAACATCAACTCTAATGGTAGCATCTGCTTGGATATTCTGCGTGATCAGTGGAGTCCTGCGTTGACCATCTCTAAAG TGCTTCTGTCCATCTGCTCGATGCTGACAGACCCCAACCCTGACGATCCTCTTGTGCCCGAGATTGCCCATGTCTACAAGACTGACCGACCCCGATACGAGGCCACAGCTCGGGAGTGGACTCGAAAGTACGCCATCTAA
- a CDS encoding LrgB-like family-domain-containing protein, with protein sequence MAADTSDFLQLMQAIKLAANKNSSKLVRAWFYVPLGITIILAVNFGVDSIFYKFSVSFPASVTCMVLLFFALIASESLLGTHKTRKLVNIIDVPAGWSLRWMGIFFTPSFVLLPLSPPIGIIEVMIIIAIFVIGFFIMMAMAAWITRSLQLALGVSRRSRSQRAEELGRQTPDLSTGDLNSPGISRRTSVSRAGSQIPLMSLSAPNSEPTSAAPSRPQTPPQLRLQEHHYANGQAPVNAVEALNPTTVLTQIPLPPPKAELWAARISANLDVAIFVGLFAFIGIPLYYSTGYAMPLHLAVNVLAWFGALSVTPKWKEYLHPVLVSSLATVLVIWALAEIRGDSLTTTLHAYRTGAKYIQLWRNATSKQDLLPGAGDVFGTLLDASIVALALPMFQYRRELRTHFISIVIPNVAISVGSLLAYPPLCYACGISAARSLAFASRSLTLALAVPATVNLGGDVNTAAALAIISGILGAVLGARILRWLRVPDDDYVTRGVTLGVNSSAIATSVLLRTDPRAAALSSLSMSLFGTITVLFTSIPPAAAFVRGLVGL encoded by the exons ATGGCTGCAGATACCAGTGACTTTTTGCAATTGATGCAAGCCATCAAATTG GCTGCTAACAAGAACAGCTCCAAGCTCGTCCGCGCTTGGTTCTATGTGCCACTCGGCATTACAATAATACTCGCTGTTAACTTCGGAGTTGATTCAATATTCTACAAATTCAGCGTCTCCTTTCCTGCTTCTGTTACTTGTATGGTGTTACTCTTCTTTGCTCTTATCGCAAGTGAGTCATTATTGGGTACTCACAAGACAAGAAAGCTGGTTAATATCATTGACGTGCCT GCTGGCTGGTCACTTCGGTGGATGGGCATCTTCTTTACGCCGTCTTTCGTTCTGTTGCCTCTCAGTCCACCTATTGGGATTATTGAAGTCATGATCATTATTGCAATCTTTG TCATTGGCTTCTTTATCATGATGGCTATGGCAGCTTGGATCACCCGCAGTCTCCAACTTGCTCTTGGTGTCTCGAGGCGTTCAAGGTCCCAACGCGCTGAGGAACTCGGCCGTCAAACACCAGATCTCTCAACGGGAGATCTCAATTCTCCCGGTATATCACGTCGCACGAGCGTATCTCGAGCTGGCTCTCAAATACCGCTTATGTCTCTATCCGCGCCGAACTCGGAGCCAACGTCAGCGGCGCCTTCACGACCACAGACTCCACCTCAATTACGGCTTCAAGAGCATCACTATGCAAATGGTCAAGCCCCAGTGAATGCCGTTGAAGCTCTCAATCCGACGACTGTTCTTACACAAATTCCTCTGCCACCGCCAAAGGCTGAGTTGTGGGCGGCCCGTATATCTGCAAATCTCGATGTGGCCATATTCGTAGGATTGTTTGCCTTTATTGGCATTCCTCTCTATTACTCGACCGGTTATGCTATGCCACTTCACCTTGCTGTAAATGTCCTCGCCTGGTTCGGGGCACTGTCAGTTACACCCAAATGGAAAGAATATCTCCATCCAGTGTTGGTGTCGTCTCTTGCAACAGTCCTCGTCATATGGGCGCTTGCAGAAATTCGCGGTGATAGCTTGACGACAACACTTCACGCTTACCGCACAGGCGCAAAGTATATACAGTTATGGCGCAACGCAACGTCGAAGCAAGATCTTCTCCCCGGCGCCGGTGACGTTTTCGGCACCCTTCTCGACGCCAGCATTGTAGCCCTCGCCTTGCCCATGTTTCAATACCGACGAGAGCTTCGCACTCATTTCATCTCCATTGTCATACCCAACGTTGCAATCAGTGTTGGTTCGCTGCTCGCATACCCGCCCTTGTGCTACGCCTGCGGCATCTCGGCAGCCCGCAGCCTCGCTTTTGCATCGCGCAGCCTGACGCTGGCGCTCGCCGTCCCCGCGACTGTGAACCTAGGAGGAGATGTTAATACTGCTGCTGCATTGGCCATCATCAGTGGCATTTTGGGCGCTGTGCTCGGGGCGCGCATATTGCGCTGGCTGCGAGTCCCCGATGATGACTACGTGACCCGCGGAGTGACACTAGGTGTTAACTCGAGCGCCATCGCGACTTCAGTCTTGTTGCGAACGGACCCTCGAGCTGCAGCCTTGTCGAGTTTGTCTATGAGCCTGTTTGGAACCATCACTGTCTTGTTTACTTCAATACCGCCTGCGGCGGCATTTGTACGAGGGCTTGTAGGCCTGTGA